A stretch of DNA from Rhizobium sp. BT04:
GGTTGCCGAGGGTGCCAGGCGTCATCTCGGTCTCAGCTGGAAACAGGCCTATATCAGGGCTGAGGAATTGCTCGAACGGGTTCGGATACCGCAGCCTGACAAGGTGATGCAGGCATTTCCGCACCAGCTTTCCGGCGGTCAGCGCCAGCGCGTGGCGATCGCCGCGGCGATTGCTGCGAAACCTCAGTTGCTGATAGCCGACGAGGCGACCAGCGCGCTCGACGTCGTGGTCCAGGCCGAGATCGTCCGCCTGCTCGACGGGCTGGTACGTGAGGATGGCATGACGCTGCTTTTCATCACCCACGACATTGCGCTTGCCTCAGGCTTCGTCGACCGCATCGCCGTCTTTCGCAATGCAAGGCTGGTCGAGGCCGGCCCTGTCCGTTCGGTGCTTTCCGCGCCCAAGAGCGATTATACCGCCGCCCTGATCGCCAGCCATCGCGACCTCGCGACGCCGCCGCTGATCGCGGAGGCGCTGCCATGAACGATGTGCTACTTTCCGTCGAAAACCTGTCGAAAGGGTTTTCTTTTGCAGGCCGCCGGGTCGCTGCCCTCGACAATGTCTCGCTGACGATCGCGGCCGGGGAAACACTCGGCCTCGTCGGCGCCTCCGGCAGCGGAAAATCGACGCTGTCGCGCATCCTGCTGCGGCTTGTCGGCGCCGATGCCGGTTCGGTCCGCTTCGAGGGAGCGGATTGGCTTGCTCTGGCCGGCGCGGCCCTCCGTCGCCGGCGGGCGCGCATGCAGATGGTGTTCCAGGACCCGCTCGCCGCCTTCAATCCGCTGGCGAGCGTTGGCGCCGTGCTCGACGATCCACTTCGCCTTCACGGCGTCGTCGCGAAAGACCGCCGCCGCGACGAGATCGCCATGCTGCTCGAACGTGTCGGCCTGCCCGCCGACTATGCCGGCCGGCCGGTCCGTGCGCTCTCCGGCGGCCAGCGGCAGCGTGTGGCGATCGCCCGGGCGATTGCCACACGGCCCTCGCTATTGGTGCTCGACGAAGCGGTCTCGGCGCTCGATGTGACCGTACGCGGCAGGATTCTCGAACTCCTGGTCGGTCTGCAGAAAGAACAGGGTATTGCCTGTCTGTTCATTTCGCACGATCTTGCCGTGGTCCGCGCCGTTTCCCACCGCATCGCCATCATGGATGGCGGGCGGATCGTCGAGACCGGTCCGGCAGCGGCGCTCGTTGCCGCGCCGCAATCCGATGCCGCCCGTGTGCTCGTTGCCGCCGTCCCCCGTCTCGTGACCGATCCCTGCTGAAGGAAGTATCCATGTCCGATCTTGGTTGGAATCCCCTGCATGGCGTGCCCTCCTATCCCACGGAGCGCTACGCCGTCCTTACCGACAGGGTCGGCGGCATCTTGCGCAGCCGCAATGATATAGTGCTGGTGCAGGCTGAGGCGGTGGTGGCGCTGGAGGCGGCCGCCGTCAGCCTTGCGCGCCCCGACCTTACGGCACTCAACATCATCACCAGCCCCTATGGCAGCTGGTTCGGGCAATGGCTGCGGCGGGGTGGCGCGGCGGTCGCCGATATTGTCGCCGAACGCGGCCTGCCGATCGAGATCGAAGCCGTGGCCAAAGCACTGGACGCCGGTCCTCGCATCGATGTGCTGGCTCTGGTTCACGCGGAATCCGCAAGCGGCATTCTCAACCCGCTGCCCGAAATACTGGCGCTTGCCCGTGCCCACGGCATCGTCACCGTCGTCGACGCGGTCGCCTCGGTCGGTGGCCATCAGCTCGACGTCGACGGTCTGGGCATCGACATTGCGGTGATCGGCCCGCAGAAGGCACTCGGCGGGCCGGCGGGCGTCTCCGCGCTCTCGGTCAGCCCTGGCGCCTGGGATCTCATTCTCAGAGATGGCGCACCACGCAATTCGATCTTGTCGCTGGCCGATCTGAAGACCTGGGTCGACAATGGTCGACGGAGCCTGCCGGGAACGCCGGCGCCGCTGGAATTCTTCGCGCTGGAGATCGCCCTCGACCGCATCGAGGCCGAAGGCCTGGAGAATATCGTTGCGCGCCATGGGCTGGCGGCATCGGCGACACGGGCGGGGCTAACCGCACTCGGCGCCCCGGCCTGGGTGCCGGCAGCAAAGGCTTCGAACCTTGTGACAGCGGTGCCGCTGCCGGAGGGCTTGGCGCCGGCCGCGCTGATCGCAGCCGCGGGACGGTTGGGCGTCGAGCTGACCGACGCCGTCGGAACCGTGCCGGCCCGTCTCTTGCGGCTGAACCACACAGGTCAGCGTGCCTCGTTCCAGACGGTGCTCTCGAATGTCGTGGCCTATGGTGCGGCCCTGAGGCAGGCCGGCCATCCCTGCGATATCGCCGCCGCTGCGGAAGCAATATCCGCGGCCTACAGCCGCCGACCGTAATCGGCCCTTGATAAACACGGCTCGTCAAGGCAGGAGAGTGGTAACACGGAGACTTGGTGCAGATGACGAGATTGCTGGATGCGCAGGGCCTGGAGATTTCGCATGAGGGGCATCGCACCCGGCTGAAATGGCACCGGTTGCGCAAACGATTTGCCGATCCGCTGTTCTCCGCCGCGGTGATGGCGGAGGGATTTGCCGCAGGCGCCTCGATGGAGCTCGATCTGCGGGTGCGCGCCGATGGCGGTTTCGTCGTGCTGCACGACGAGGAGCTCGAAGGCGAAACGACGGGACACGGACCGATCGCCGAAAAGAGCATGGGGGACCTCAGCGATATCAGGATGCAGGAGGGCGACCGGCCGCTGATCCTCAGCGAGGATCTCGCCG
This window harbors:
- a CDS encoding ABC transporter ATP-binding protein; protein product: MSGIFLSLRQLSVNYDRNGLAALAGVDLDIVAGERLAIIGESGSGKSTLARALAGLLPDGATVDGEMLWPGLGHLPRPGRDFGFVFQDPGSSLNPVLTIGEQVAEGARRHLGLSWKQAYIRAEELLERVRIPQPDKVMQAFPHQLSGGQRQRVAIAAAIAAKPQLLIADEATSALDVVVQAEIVRLLDGLVREDGMTLLFITHDIALASGFVDRIAVFRNARLVEAGPVRSVLSAPKSDYTAALIASHRDLATPPLIAEALP
- a CDS encoding ABC transporter ATP-binding protein; the protein is MNDVLLSVENLSKGFSFAGRRVAALDNVSLTIAAGETLGLVGASGSGKSTLSRILLRLVGADAGSVRFEGADWLALAGAALRRRRARMQMVFQDPLAAFNPLASVGAVLDDPLRLHGVVAKDRRRDEIAMLLERVGLPADYAGRPVRALSGGQRQRVAIARAIATRPSLLVLDEAVSALDVTVRGRILELLVGLQKEQGIACLFISHDLAVVRAVSHRIAIMDGGRIVETGPAAALVAAPQSDAARVLVAAVPRLVTDPC
- a CDS encoding alanine--glyoxylate aminotransferase family protein, whose product is MSDLGWNPLHGVPSYPTERYAVLTDRVGGILRSRNDIVLVQAEAVVALEAAAVSLARPDLTALNIITSPYGSWFGQWLRRGGAAVADIVAERGLPIEIEAVAKALDAGPRIDVLALVHAESASGILNPLPEILALARAHGIVTVVDAVASVGGHQLDVDGLGIDIAVIGPQKALGGPAGVSALSVSPGAWDLILRDGAPRNSILSLADLKTWVDNGRRSLPGTPAPLEFFALEIALDRIEAEGLENIVARHGLAASATRAGLTALGAPAWVPAAKASNLVTAVPLPEGLAPAALIAAAGRLGVELTDAVGTVPARLLRLNHTGQRASFQTVLSNVVAYGAALRQAGHPCDIAAAAEAISAAYSRRP